The window ACGCTGAAAGACTGTCTGCGGGCGCCGGCGAGCAACCGCGACGCCTGGACCGGAGTGCTGGCCTGGAGCGGCAGCCAGCCTGCGGTGTCCGTGGCGTTTGCCGCGCCGACGGATGACGACGCGCCGGGGTTGGTCAGGGTCGCCGGCGTTACCGGATTGGGGTTGCAGTTGGCAGATGCCACCGGCCTGCCAGTGCGCCTCGGCGCGCGTAACAAACCGGTATTGCTGACGCCGGGACAAAACACCCTGATGTACACGGTGACGCCGGTGCGCACCCCGGCGACGCTGAGCGCCGGCGCTTACCGTGCGGCGATCGATTTCCGGCTTTACTACGACTAATACGCCGCTTGCGCCCGGTCGGCGCAAGCGCAACCAAAGGGAGTGGCGTCATGCGCGCGACAGAGACGAACCGGCGCCGGAGCGCGCTGTTGGGGGCTGGCATGGTCATGGCGGCCGGCATAATGGCGCAGTCGGCGACTGCGGCGGAAAACATGCGCTTTCACGGCACGCTGGTGGCCGAGCCGTGCGTCATTCAGCCAGGGGATGAGGACATTCCGCTGGATTTCGGCACCATCGTCGACAAATACCTGTATCTGAACACCCGCTCCCACAGCCAAACCTTCGCGTTGCACCTGACCGAGTGCGATCTCAGCCTGGGCAATACGGTGGCTATCACGTTTACCGGCACCGAGAACGCCAAACTGCCCGGCCTGTTGGCGTTGGATGCCGGCAGCCTGGCGTCGGGGATCGGCATCGGGCTGGAGGACAGCAGCGGCAAGGCGCTGCCGCTCAATCGCGCCAGCGATAAATTCCGCCTGAATGCCGGCAACACCACGCTTACGCTGCAGGCCTATGTGCAAGGGGAGCCGGAGGCTATCCAGACGAAGTCCATCGGCCGCGGCACTTTCAGCGCGGTGGCCACTTTTACGTTGGAATACGAATAAGCGTCTACAAGGACAAGAAACGCAATGATGAGAAAGCACGTCAATCACGCCCTGCGCATGGGGCTGCTGTGCCTGTTGGCGTTGAGCGCCGCCGCTTGCCAAAGCCAAAAGTCGGGCAAGCCCGCCGTGAACACTAAAAATCAGGTTGTGCAACCTCCGTCAGAAGAGGCTTTGCGCAAGCAGCGTGAGGCCGAGCAGCTGCAGCAGTGCCAGCAGCAACTGGGGGCATTGCGCGCGATCGACGAGAAACAGTATCAGCGCTATAAGCAGGCCTTCGACAGCCTGATGAGCGGCGCTTCGCAGTACGCCAGCCTGCGCGCCAGGGTAAACGGCGACACGCAGGCGACGGTGGATGCGCTGTATCGCTACAAGGTCAACTATCTGTGCGCCGGGGTGAATCAGGCGGTGTTGACCGGCTTGGCGGATCGCGGGGAGCAGATTAAATGAGGCTGCGCCAGCTGGGCTGCGTCGCTCTGCTGTTCTCCGGCGTCGCGCTGGCGGACGACGGCGTGCCGGCGCTGCTGCAGTTTGCCGAGCAGTATCAACGGCAAAACACCGTGCCGACGAACGAAAAAGCGGCGCCAGCCGACCGCGGGGCGGGACAAAAAAGGCCTGAGCCGGCAAAGCGCACGTCGGGCGCCAACCAGCCTGCTTCATCGGCCAAAGCTTTTACGCTGACCCAGGAATTATTGGCGCGTGATCAACAGCTGGCGCGTCAGCGAATGGAACTGACGATGTTGCGCCAGGAACTCGCCGCGTTGCGGGCGGAGAAAGCGACGCCATCCGTCGCGACGTTGCCGGACTCGTCAACGCTTCAGCAGTGGATCGCCGGGCTGGGCGCCGCCTGGCGCGGTTCGCCCGATGCGCAGCGCGCCGAGGCGCTGTTGCGTCAGGCGACGCAGGAAACCGCCAAAAGCAGAGCGGCGGCGGCGCAGGCCGAACGGCGCGTTACCGAGCTGGAATCTGCCGCGCAGGCATCGGCACAGACGCTTGCACAACGCCAACGGGAGCACCAGGAGGCGTTGCACGCTCTGCGCGCT of the Serratia marcescens subsp. marcescens ATCC 13880 genome contains:
- a CDS encoding fimbrial protein, which translates into the protein MLLGKAYERHQRRTIGLTVLAALMVPLTAGAMLMLMPPARAVDNWDVEGANGTLHVYGALTESACSLEMTTARQEVWLGETGTAHFQRPGDRGTPVAFELTLKDCLRAPASNRDAWTGVLAWSGSQPAVSVAFAAPTDDDAPGLVRVAGVTGLGLQLADATGLPVRLGARNKPVLLTPGQNTLMYTVTPVRTPATLSAGAYRAAIDFRLYYD
- a CDS encoding fimbrial protein codes for the protein MRATETNRRRSALLGAGMVMAAGIMAQSATAAENMRFHGTLVAEPCVIQPGDEDIPLDFGTIVDKYLYLNTRSHSQTFALHLTECDLSLGNTVAITFTGTENAKLPGLLALDAGSLASGIGIGLEDSSGKALPLNRASDKFRLNAGNTTLTLQAYVQGEPEAIQTKSIGRGTFSAVATFTLEYE